The Nicotiana tomentosiformis chromosome 2, ASM39032v3, whole genome shotgun sequence genome includes the window AAGCTGGTTTTGCATCTTTTTCGGTTTTTGTTTGGTGCTGTCGCAAAGGCTCCTTCAGATTGTGAGCGCATACTGCAACCTCATGTGCATGTTATTATGGAAACTTGCATGAAAAATGCATCCGAGGTTGAAAAACCCATTGGTTATTTGCAACTCCTTCGTACAATGTTCCGTGCCCTTGCAGGAGGAAAATTTGAACTTCTATTGCGTGACTTGATTCCTATGCTGCAACCCTGTTTGAATATGCTATTGGCTTTGCTTGAGGGGCCTAATGGTGAAGATATGCGGGAGCTTCTGCTGGAGCTTTGCTTGACCCTTCCTGCACGATTAAGTTCACTGTTACCTCACCTTCCTCGCCTGATGAAGCCTCTTGTTATGTGTCTTAAAGGTAGTGATGACCTAGTGAGTCTTGGTTTAAGAACACTTGAGTTTTGGATTGATAGTCTGAATCCTGATTTTTTGGAACCAAGCATGGCAAATGTCATGTCCGAGGTGATTTTGGCATTATGGTCTCATTTGAGGCCTGCACCTTATCCTTGGGGTGGGAAGTCTCTGCAGCTCCTTGGAAAGTTAGGTGGGCGTAATAGGCGTTTTCTCAAAGAACCTCTTGCTCTTGAATGCAAGGAAAATCCTGAGCATGGGCTTCGTGTGATCCTTACATTTGAACCGTCCACCCCATTTTTGGTGCCTTTAGATCGTTGTATAAATCTTGCGGTGGCTGCTGTCATGCAAAGAAGTGTCATTGTGGATGCTTTCTACAGAAAACAAGCTCTGAAATTTCTTCGTGTATGCTTGTCCTCTCAGCTTAATCTTCCTGGTAGCGCTACTGATGATGGATTGACTTCTAGGATGCTATCGACCTTGTTAGTTTCCTCAGTTGATCCATCTTGGAGAAGATCAGAGACATCTGATATAAAGGTTCGTGATATAACTTAGTTGTTGTGTTTATTCCAAAAAACCTGTTGATTACTTTATTGCTGGTAATGCGTTTATCCTGTGTTGCTGGCTACATCAATATCAGAAATTTATCTGATCACGTAGTTGCCTGAGAGTAAGGAAGATTTCAGGGTAACCTCTTATCTTATTTCCATTTGAATTCAAATTAATGATATTGAAACTGCCTTGCTTCTAGGCTGACCTGGGTGTCAAGACAAAGACTCAACTCCTTGCTGAAAGATCTGTTTTTAAAATTCTTCTTATGACCATTATCGCGGCAAGTGCTGAAGCGGATCTGCATGATTCCAAGGATGAATATGTCATTAGCATCTGTCGACATTTTGCCATTGTATTTCATATAGAAAGCTCTGTCGCCCATGGTTCTCTTTCAGTTACTCCAGTTGGTGCCTCTGTGCTTTCATCTAGCACCAGCATTAGTGCAAAGTCAAGATATAGTACTTCTTCCAACCTGAAAGAGTTGGACCCTCTTATATTTTTGGATGCTTTGGTGGATGTCCTGGCGGATGAAAATAGACTGCATGCCAAGGCAGCTTTAAATGCACTAAATGTGTTTGCTGAGACCCTTCTTTTCCTTGCTCGCTCGAAACATTCAGATGTGTTGATGTCAAGAGGAGGTCCTGCCACACCTATGATTGTCTCAAGCCCATCAATGAGTCCTGTATATTCTCCACCTCCTAGTGTTCGTGTCCCTGTGTTTGAGCAGCTTCTGCCCCGTCTTCTGCATTGTTGCTTTGGATGTACATGGCAAGCACAAATGGGGGGAGTCATGGGGCTTGGTGCTTTAGTTGGGAAAGTCACTGTTGAAACTCTGTGTGCTTTCCAAGTTCGTATCGTGCGGGGACTTGTTTATGTCCTCAAGAGACTTCCTGTTTATGCCACTAAAGAGCAAGACGAGACCAGCCAGGTGCTTACACAAGTTCTTCGTGTGGTGAATAATGTTGATGAAGCAAATAGTGAAGCACGGAGGCAAAGCTTCCAAGGAGTTGTTGAATACTTCGCATCAGAGTTGTTTAATCCTAATGTGTCTATTAATGTGAGGAAGATTGTGCAGTCTTGTTTAGCACTTTTGGCAAGCAGGACTGGTAGTGAGGTTTCTGAGTTGCTTGAACCCTTATACCAACCTTTGCTTCAGCCTCTTATACTACGTCCATTACGGTCAAAGACTGTTGATCAACAGGTGAGGTTTGTTGGTAGAGTTGTTATAATCATTTTCTTGCTTGCTGAACTAATCATCTTGTATCTTCAGGTGGGGACTGTTACAGCTTTGAACTTTTGCTTGGCCTTGAGACCTCCACTTCTAAAGTTGACTCAGGAGCTAATCAATTTCCTGCAAGAAGCATTGCAAATAGCTGAGGCTGATGAAACAGTATGGGTTATGAAATTTATGAATCCTAAGGTAGCAACCTCGTTAAACAAACTGCGCACAGCCTGCATTGAATTACTCTGCACTGCTATGGCGTGGGCCGATTTTAAAACCCAAAATCAATCTGAGTTGCGTTCAAAAATTATTTCAATGTTCTTCAAGTCTCTGACAAGCAGAAATTTAGAAATTGTAGCTGTTGCAAAGGAAGGGTTGCGACAGGTTGGTTTTAGCTCTCTGAAATCAGAGTCTCTTTTTATTCCATCATCACTTACTGATATTCTATTCTTCCATGCTCAAGGCTTATTACTGGATCTGATGTCATTTGGTTACAGTTGCGTTCCCTTGCACATTTCTTTACTGTTGACGTTGGGAGAAAAAATAACTCGTTATAGTATTTAGTTTGCAGGACTGTAAATACAAATTGACAAAAACTCGATGAAGTTAGGGTTGCAAGAGGATTGATTTTTGTGCACGCATAGAACATTGAATGTTGTATTTGAAGGCATTTTTGAGCATGTTTTAAACATTAGGTTCTCATCATTTACTCCCTAAGAGGATAACGGACACCTACTTAGCAGGATGCTTTTTTTTTCTCTGTTGAATGATATAACTGTTCGGTCAATTCATTTCTTCATTAGTTCTAATTTGGTCTTTCCTTCATGGTATCTTTGTTATGTAGGTCATACAACAGCAAAGGATGCCAAAAGAACTTCTACAAAGTAGTCTTAGACCTATATTGGTTAACTTGGCCCACACTAAAAATCTCAGCATGCCTCTTCTTCAAGGTTTGGCCCGCCTGCTTGAACTTCTGTCCAATTGGTTTAATGTGACCTTAGGTGGCAAGTTACTGGAGCATCTTAGGAAATGGTTGGAACCTGAAAAGCTAGCACAGTGCCAAAAGTCGTGGAAGGCTGGAGAGGAACCAAAAATAGCTGCTGGTAGGATACAGCTTTGCTCCTAATAATCACACGGGCTGAGTGAATATACTTTTGTTTTTGACATGTATTTCTCCTTATGGATGCAGCTATTATCGAACTCTTCCACCTGCTTCCCTCTGCAGCTGGGAAGTTTCTGGATGAGCTTGTGACATTGACTATAGATTTGGAAGCAGCCCTTCCACCTGGGCAGTTTTACAGTGAGATTAACAGTCCGTATAGGCTGCCATTGACCAAGTTCCTGAATCGATATCCAACTGCTGCTGTTGATTACTTTCTTGCTCGATTATGTCAACCTAAATACTTCAGGCGGTAAGTAGAATACTTGTTGAAATTGCATTCTCATGGTTCCATTATGAGCAGTTATGCAGATTTTTTGCTTCCATGGTTTTCTGATACAACCCATTAAAATACCaccagtggggtctggggagggtagagtgtacgcagaacttacccctaccccagagggggtagagaggctgtttcctgATATGCTTCCATGGTTTTCTGATATGGTTCATAAATTTGCAGGTTTATGTACATCATAAGGTCAGATGCTGGACAGCCTCTAAGAGAAGAACTTGCAAAATCACCAGAAAAGATAATTGCAAGTGCCTTTCCTGAATTTATTACCAAATCTGATGCACCTGCTGGACAAGAATCTTTGAGTCGGCCAAGCACTTCAACTGGTGATGAAGGCCTTGCTGCTGCTCAAGCCGAGGCTTCTGTCCCTTCAGTTTCAACCAATGTGGCATCTCAGGATGCTTATTTCCAGGGTCTTGCCTTGGTGAAAACTTTGGTCAAGTTGATGCCTAACTGGTTACAGAACAATCGTGTTGTCTTTGATACGCTGGTACTGATGTGGAAGTCACCAGCAAGAATCTCCCGTCTGCAAAATGAACAGGAATTAAACTTAGTGCAGGCAAGTTGTGTTGCATTTTCGTGCAAACTGGTATTTGTAGTCTTCATTACATAATCATCCCTGGATAATTGTTTCTTTCCGAAGTGCTTGTtcaatatgcatgaaaaacttTATCTCATTGGTTGCTTCATAGAATCGAAACCTAGCTTTGTGAATTCTGCTTTTGATATTTGAGATCTTTGTGTGCGACTTTGACCGTTTTTACCCATTTTGTTCCTTCTCATGCTGTTTttgttgaaataataattagtttcCTCAATCTATCGGGGAAAGGAGGATGATTTACCTTTTATTGTCATGCCACTTAAATAGTCAAGAAATTTTTTTCTTATTGCTGGCAGATAATTGCATTATTTCTGAGGTTCCAAAactattgttttttttttcattatatTGCCAAGTTCTCCTAATTGTGCTTCTGTTTTGGCATATATTCAGGCCattgttttatttatatttttgtttatcaCATGAGTTTCCTGCTAAATTATGGGATAAAAATTTGCAGGTCAAAGAGAGCAAATGGCTTGTCAAATGCTTCCTGAATTATTTGCGACATGATAAAACTGAAATCAATGTTCTGTTTGATATCCTTTCCATCTTCCTCTTTCGTACTCGTATAGACTTTACCTTCTTGAAGGAGTTTTATATCATTGAGGTATGTTTGTAATGCTGCTATCTGTCTATCAAGTTCTTTTCTCTAGATGGAAGTGTTTGTTTTGATAACTCATTGTGGCTTGCCATTAAGGTTGCTGAAGGATATCCATCCAACATGAAGAGAACCCTGCTCCTGCATTTTTTGAACCTTTTCCAATCGAGACAACTTGGTCTTGATCATTTGGTGGTTGTAATGCAAATGCTTATTCTTCCAATGCTTGCTCATGCATTTCAGAATGGTCAGACTTGGGATGTAGTTGACTCTGCTATAATTAAGACTATTGTTGACAAGCTTCTTGACCCTCCTGAAGAGGTAAATGATTGCATCTCTTTATGTTCGTATATCCTTCATTTTCTTTTACTGATAATTTTATGCTGATTTTGGgtatatttcattttctttcctgaTTTATCTTTGTAGGTCTCTGCTGATTATGATGAGCCTTTGAGGATAGAGCTTTTGCAACTCGCTACTCTCCTTCTCAAGTATCTGCAGACGGACCTTGTTCATCATCGGAAGGAACTTATAAAGTTTGGTTGGAATCATCTTAAACGTGAAGATAGTGCTAGTAAACAGTGGGCATTTGTTAATGTCTGCCATTTCTTGGAGGCTTATCAAGCTCCAGAGAAAATTATACTTCAGGTACCACTATTTGTGGTGGTTCCACGTTGCCATCTGCATGCAATATGTCACTGGTGTAAAGTTCTATTTATTATAAGTTAAAAAGCACTCCCCCAGATAAATTCGACTTATCTCACCTGAAATTTTATTTGTTAGTGCGTATCAACATAAATATATATAATGCTTAAACACGCACATCGTATTCAATCACCTCATGGTTGTTAGCTACATCAATCAATGGCATAGTATTTCATTGATGCACTCTTATCAGTGACATGTTTCTATGTTGTCTTTCTTGAACTATGCTCTAACCTTCTCGTGGATTTTTTCCAAAGGCTACTTGCATTAGTGTAGATAGGTTTTTGGTATTTTCTCTGTTCTGTCTGTTTCTGCTACTAATATATAAACCAAGCATTAGTACTTATGTGTTTTTTTCCTGTTTGGGAGATATCTCTTATATCCCATTGCCTCCTACCACTATAATGCTGTTTGTAATGAGGCTAACTTTGATTACAGGTTTGTTGTCCATGTATGCAGTAGTTTGCAGGTCTCCTCTTTTAATGCTTATTTGGCGATTTTTATATCTTTTATGCTTACAAATAGGATAAAAAATCTTGAGCTAATGTTTGTAAGTGTTTATAGAATACGCTAGGTTGTGTTTGCATGAGTTTGTGATGCCTATTACTTTTCTACTTTATCTCATTGAGAATCATGGATTAACTCGTGGTTTTGATTATTGATGGTTGATGCAGCATATTTTGCTCCTTATTGATCATGCCCTTTAGTCATTTCTACTTTACCTCATTACGAGGATCATGAAAAAACGTGTGGTTTTTATTATTAATGTTTGATGTAACGTATTTCGCTCCTGATTTGATCTTTTCCTTTAGTCCTCCAATTTGGTTCATACAGCTTAAATTTTGTCTCTGAACTATATTGTGCCGTGATATTCGTTTTGTGCAATCTAATCTTATGGGGAATTAGTTGCTGCAGGTATTTGTCGCTCTCCTCAGGACTTGCCAGCCGGAGAATAAAATGTTGGTTAAGCAAGCACTTGATATACTCATGCCAGCACTTCCAAGAAGGTTACCTCTTGGTGATTCCCGTATGCCTATCTGGATACGTTACACCAAAAAGATTCTTGTTGAGGAGGGTCATTCTATCCCTAATCTCATCCACATTTTCCAGCTCATAGTTCGCCATTCAGATCTATTCTACAGTTGTAGAGCACAGTTTGTACCTCAGATGGTGAACTCTCTGAGTCGCCTTGGATTGCCATATAATACTACAGCTGAAAATAGACGACTTGCAATTGAACTTGCTGGGTTGGTTGTGAACTGGGAACGACAAAGACAAAGCGAAATGAAAATAGTACCTGCTAATGATGGGACTGGTCAAAATGCTGATGGACTGAGTCATGCTTCTGCTGGTAGTGTTGATCTTAAGCATCCAATGGATGGATCTTCATTCTCAGAAGATCCTGGTAAGCGCGTGAAGGTTGAACCTGGTCTTCAATCCCTTTGTGTTATGTCGCCTGGTGGTGCTTCTTCAATTTCTAATATTGAAACTCCTGGATCTGGTGGGCAACCAGATGAAGAGTTTAAGCCAAATGCAGCTATGGAGGAAATGATTATTAATTTTCTTATCAGAGTATGGCTTTCTCCTGAATTATTTTTTGAAACTCTAGGCTGGAGCATAATTCTTTCTATTTTCTCCTGTGTGTGTCCACTGCTTCTGTTGTATCTACTTCTTAAAATAAGACAGGGCATTCTATCTTATCCTATTTTTGTTTGCCTGTGATTTGCTCTTGTTGGCGTACAACTTAAATTTGGTAAATGCTTATGTGGGTCTTCAAACTTAGTTTCCTGAGATGCTTCTTTTCCAAGTCGTTGAAGCAGTTCTGTTCTGTCTGCACTTCCTTTATTCACTCATCTCGAAAGAACTCGGTACTTAATCCAATATTTGTTGTGTGAAGCTACAGTTTAATGTTCACGTTCAATCATTAGCACTTTCTTTTTGTgtctcagttttttttttttttttgtgtggggGGTTGGGGTGTGTGGGTGGGGTGGGTGGGAGGCACGTTCTGCGATGTAGCTGAATCATTTTAAGCAAGCGGGAGTCATGCTTCTGTTTTCTTTTCAATATGTTGAGGATAAGGTGTTATCTTTTTCAGTTTATTGTTTCCATTTTACATTACCAGTTTGCTTTGCTAGATGATTTAATGTTTCCTCATTCTTGGGTGTTAACTTGTTGAGGTCTGGCATTAGGTAGCATTAGTAATAGAGCCCAAAGATAAGGAAGCAAGTTTGATGTACAAACAAGCTTTGGATCTGTTATCACAAGCCTTGGAGGTGTGGCCAAATGCTAATGTCAAATTTAATTATTTGGAGAAGCTGCTCAGCAATGCTCCACCTTCTCAGTCAAAGGACCCTACCACAGCACTGGCCCAGGGCCTAGATGTGATGAACAAGGTATTGGAGAAGCAACCTCATCTGTTCATCCGCAACAATATCAACCAGATATCTCAGGTATGTCCCTAGGCTAAAACATTTACTTCATGCCTATGACCCCACTTCCAATCAGAGCATCATATCTCAgatatactttttttttttacagattCTAGAACCGTGCTTCAAATACAAAGTGCTTGATGCTGGGAAGTCACTTTGCTCCCTCTTGAAAATGGTTTCCCTTGCTTTTCCTCCTGAAGCAGCTAGTACAACACAAGATGTGAAGATGTTGTATCAAAAGGTAGAAGAGCTTATACAGAAGCACCTTGCTGCTGTTGCAGCTCCTCAGACTTCTGGAGAAGATAATTCAGGTAGCATGGTCAGCTTTGTGCTTTATGTAATCAAAACCTTGGCAGAGGTGCACAAAAACTTTATTGAACCAGCAAATCTGGTCCGTCTTCTTCAGCGCCTGGCTCGAGACATGGGGTCATCCATTGGATCCCATGTGAGGCAGGTATTACATTATGTTTCAGATTGCTGTATTTGTTATCATTTAGTTTCTGCTGATTCAAGTGTGAGAGTATGGGATGTATTATTTGATAAAACCATTTTCAAGAGCATTCATTGCTCTTTGAAAGAAGTCAAAATACGAGAAATAGCTTTCAACACGGAGTCGAGACTCCATAACGTATACAAAGAGTAAGCGATCTATGAATATTATCCCAATTCAGGTCTTGTTCCGCACTTAAATGGATAACTCAAACCCTTAATGATTCTGGAGTGTCTTTTGGTATACCTTAGAGCtgattttatgcatttttcttgAGTTTGAGTTTGCCCAATTCTTCTCTTAACTGTACGTGAGGCAGGATTCTTTTAATGTAGTGCATTTTAttgaccacaagtcatggtataCTCCCACTTACAGGGTCAGAGATCAGATCCTGATTCTGCTGTCACATCTTCTCGTCAAGGTGCTGATGTCGGAGTTGTCATTACCAACCTGAAATCTGTGTTGGGCCTTATTAATGAAAGGGTCATGGCCATCCCAGATTGTAAACGATCTGTAACACAAATACTCAATTCCCTGCTGTCTGAGAAGGGTACTGACCCTTCTGTGTTGCTTAGCATACTAGATGTAATAAAGGGATGGATTGAAGTGGACATGACTAAACCTGGAGTTGCTATTGCATCTAGTACCTTTCTTTCTCCAAAAGATGTTGTTTCTTTCCTCCAGAGGCTTTCACAAGTGGATAAACAGAACTTCACCCCTAGTCCTGCAGAAGAGTGGGACAAAAAGTATCTTGAGCTTCTCTATGGTCTTTGTGCAGATTCAAACAAGTAAGCAACCCTTCGTTTTTACTTTTGCTCATTTATTTTTCATTTGAGGGGGAATTCAGCTTGCTTTAAACATGGGCATGGGATGGAACGACCTTGTTGATTTCCAGGTATGCTCTTTCTCTGCGTCAAGAAGTTTTCCAGAAGGTAGAGAGGCAATATTTGCTTGGTTTACGGGCAAAAGATCCTGAAATGAGAATGAGGTTTTTCTCTCTTTATCATGAATCCCTTGGGAGAACATTGTTCACAAGATTGCAGTACATCATCCAAATTCAAGACTGGGAGGCTCTGAGTGATGTATTTTGGCTAAAGCAAGGGCTTGATCTTCTTTTGGCTATATTGGTTGAGAATAAGTCTATAACGCTGGCTCCAAATTCTGCCAAGGTGCCTCCACTTGTGGTGTCAGGTTCTGTTGGTGATTCTACAGGGCCACAACCAATAGTCTTGGATGTTCCAGAAGGTTCGGAAGAGACTCCTCTAACCTTTGATAGTTTTGTGGCAAAACATACAGAGTTTTTGAATGAAATGAGCAAGCTCCAGGTAATGGCATTTTCGTTTAGCTTACAAACATTTGTCTTGAGTCTTCCATGAGACAGATACCTCTGAGCCTCTGTCACTGGTGTAAGCACTCATGATCATGATTATTTGTCTCAGGTCCTTgtttattgtttatttttttatttatagatAACTCCTTTTAGGTCAAATTTCGGTTGTTCTGTAACTGCATAGTGATCTTTTTTCTACCCGCATTTCTTTTGAAACTCTGCTCTCCTATTGTTGGGCAGAATTTCCTTTTAGATTTGTTTATGCATCTTTAGTTATATACACTTAACGGACTGGGTCATTTGTTCTAATATGGTTATGTGGCTCCTCTTGCATATTTGAAAGGTTGATTCTAGCCATCCTTGTGGGATTTATGTTACGGCAATTTTAACACATAATGATGGTCTGCATTACACTTTTTGTCTTTAAGAGTTTGTTGCATTTAAGATTTCTCCTTTGTTTAAGGTTGCTGATCTTGTCATTCCACTGCGAGAACTGGCACACACAGATGCAAACGTTGCATATCACCTCTGGGTTTTGGTGTTTCCTATTGTATGGGTGACTTTGCACAAGGAAGAACAGGTAGCCCTTGCAAAGCCAATGATAACTCTGTTATCAAAGGACTATCATAAGAAGCAGGCAACCCATCGGCCAAATGTCGTGCAAGCTCTTCTGGAAGGACTTCAGCTAAGTCATCCTCAGCCTAGAATGCCTAGCGAATTAATCAAGTACATTGGAAAGACTTACAATGCATGGCACATTGCGCTAGCCCTGCTGGAAAGTCATGTTATGCTTTTTTTGAATGATACTAAATGCTCGGAGTCTCTGGCTGAGCTTTACCGATTACTCAATGAAGAAGATATGAGGTGTGGATTGTGGAAGAAAAGGTCAATTACTGCTGAGACACGGGCTGGACTTTCACTGGTTCAGCATGGCTATTGGCAGCGGGCTCAAAGTCTCTTCTACCAGGCCATGGTTAAAGCAACCCAAGGCACTTATAACAATACGGTACCAAAAGCTGAGATGTGTCTCTGGGAGGAGCAGTGGCTAAGTTGTGCTAGCCAACTCAGTCAATGGGATGTGTTGGTTGACTTTGGTAAGATGGTTGAGAATTATGAGATATTGCTTGATAGTCTGTGGAAACAGCCTGATTGGGCATATTTGAAAGACCATGTTATCCCTAAGGCTCAAGTGGAGGAGACACCAAAACTTCGTATTATTCAGGCATATTTTTCCCTCCATGAGAAGAGTACAAATGGCGTTGCAGAGGCTGAAAACATTGTCGGAAAAGGTGTTGATCTTGCTTTGGAACAGTGGTGGCAGTTACCTGAAATGTCCATTCATGCCAGAATTCCCCTTCTACAGCAATTTCAACAACTTGTTGAAGTTCAAGAATCAGCTAGGATAATTGTGGACATTGCCAATGGAAATAAACTTTCTGGAAATTCTGTTGTTGGGGCTCATGGTGGCCTATATGCGGATCTTAAGGACATCCTTGAGACGTGGAGACTGAGGATACCAAATGAATGGGACAGTTCGTCTGTTTGGTATGATTTGCTTCAATGGAGGAATGAAATGTATAATGCTGTGATTGATGCTTTTAAGGATTTTGGTACTACAAATTCACAGTTGCATCACCTTGGATACCGTGACAAGGCGTGGAATGTCAATAAGCTTGCTCATATTGCTCGTAAGCAGGGACTTTCTGAGGTGTGTGTGTCTGTATTGGAGAAAATGTATGGACATTCGACCATGGAAGTTCAGGTATTACGTACTGTCTTTTTTGTCTACTTTGGTTTCCTTCAACACTAATgcttatcccccccccccccccccccccccaaaaaaaaaaaagaagagcagACATGAGTATCCTGAAAAGAAAAAGGATGCAAATTTGAATAGTTTGATATACATGGTTTGATGTGCTTTTCTTTCGTATGTTTACAGGAAGCTTTTGTAAAAATAAGAGAACAAGCAAAGGCTTATCTAGAAATGAAGGGAGAGCTGACTAGCGGCCTTAATTTGATAAACAGTACTAATCTGGAGTATTTTTCTGTTAAACACAAAGCTGAAATCTTTCGCCTCAAGGGAGACTTTCTGTTGAAGCTTAATGATTGCGAAGGGGCTAATCTTGCTTATTCAAATGCCATCAGCCTTTTCAAGAATCTGCCGAAGGGGTGGATTAGTTGGGGAAACTATTGTGACATGGTATGTATTTGCTtattgaaggg containing:
- the LOC104096908 gene encoding uncharacterized protein isoform X1, with amino-acid sequence MSPIQNFEQHSRHLLEPDLPIQTRLQMAMEVRDSLEITHTGEYLNFLKCYFRAFSGVLYQITKPQFADNPEHKLRNIVVEILNRLPHSEVLRPFVQDLLKVAMHVLTTDNEENGLICIRIIFDLLRNFRPTLENEVQPFLDFVCKIYQNFRATVSYFFESGAMAVPPPPAPTSSMSSLGESDVKPMEVDQMSTSSGGYFGAGQLNPSTRSFKIVTESPLVVMFLFQLYSRLVQTNIPHLLPLMVSAISVPGPEKVPPHLKTHFIELKGAQVKTVSFLTYLLKSFADYIKPHEEGICKSIVNLLVTCSDSVSIRKELLVALKHVLGTDFKRGLFPLIDTLLEERVLVGTGRACFETLRPLAYSLLAEIVHHVRGDLSLSQLSRIIYLFSSNMHDASLSLSIHTTCARLMLNLVEPIFEKGVDQHSMDEARILLGRILDAFVGKFNTFKRTIPQLLEEGDDVKGRSTLRSKLELPVQAVLNLQVPVEHSKEVSDCKHLIKTLVMGMKTIIWSITHAHLPRSQVSASTQGTPPQVLASASTTSSVPQPFKGMREDEVWKASGVLKSGVHCLALFKEKDEEREMIHLFSQILAIMEPRDLMDMFSLCMPELFECMISNTQLVHIFSTLLQAPKVFRPFADVLVNFLVSSKLDVLKHPDSPAAKLVLHLFRFLFGAVAKAPSDCERILQPHVHVIMETCMKNASEVEKPIGYLQLLRTMFRALAGGKFELLLRDLIPMLQPCLNMLLALLEGPNGEDMRELLLELCLTLPARLSSLLPHLPRLMKPLVMCLKGSDDLVSLGLRTLEFWIDSLNPDFLEPSMANVMSEVILALWSHLRPAPYPWGGKSLQLLGKLGGRNRRFLKEPLALECKENPEHGLRVILTFEPSTPFLVPLDRCINLAVAAVMQRSVIVDAFYRKQALKFLRVCLSSQLNLPGSATDDGLTSRMLSTLLVSSVDPSWRRSETSDIKADLGVKTKTQLLAERSVFKILLMTIIAASAEADLHDSKDEYVISICRHFAIVFHIESSVAHGSLSVTPVGASVLSSSTSISAKSRYSTSSNLKELDPLIFLDALVDVLADENRLHAKAALNALNVFAETLLFLARSKHSDVLMSRGGPATPMIVSSPSMSPVYSPPPSVRVPVFEQLLPRLLHCCFGCTWQAQMGGVMGLGALVGKVTVETLCAFQVRIVRGLVYVLKRLPVYATKEQDETSQVLTQVLRVVNNVDEANSEARRQSFQGVVEYFASELFNPNVSINVRKIVQSCLALLASRTGSEVSELLEPLYQPLLQPLILRPLRSKTVDQQVGTVTALNFCLALRPPLLKLTQELINFLQEALQIAEADETVWVMKFMNPKVATSLNKLRTACIELLCTAMAWADFKTQNQSELRSKIISMFFKSLTSRNLEIVAVAKEGLRQVIQQQRMPKELLQSSLRPILVNLAHTKNLSMPLLQGLARLLELLSNWFNVTLGGKLLEHLRKWLEPEKLAQCQKSWKAGEEPKIAAAIIELFHLLPSAAGKFLDELVTLTIDLEAALPPGQFYSEINSPYRLPLTKFLNRYPTAAVDYFLARLCQPKYFRRFMYIIRSDAGQPLREELAKSPEKIIASAFPEFITKSDAPAGQESLSRPSTSTGDEGLAAAQAEASVPSVSTNVASQDAYFQGLALVKTLVKLMPNWLQNNRVVFDTLVLMWKSPARISRLQNEQELNLVQVKESKWLVKCFLNYLRHDKTEINVLFDILSIFLFRTRIDFTFLKEFYIIEVAEGYPSNMKRTLLLHFLNLFQSRQLGLDHLVVVMQMLILPMLAHAFQNGQTWDVVDSAIIKTIVDKLLDPPEEVSADYDEPLRIELLQLATLLLKYLQTDLVHHRKELIKFGWNHLKREDSASKQWAFVNVCHFLEAYQAPEKIILQLLQVFVALLRTCQPENKMLVKQALDILMPALPRRLPLGDSRMPIWIRYTKKILVEEGHSIPNLIHIFQLIVRHSDLFYSCRAQFVPQMVNSLSRLGLPYNTTAENRRLAIELAGLVVNWERQRQSEMKIVPANDGTGQNADGLSHASAGSVDLKHPMDGSSFSEDPGKRVKVEPGLQSLCVMSPGGASSISNIETPGSGGQPDEEFKPNAAMEEMIINFLIRVALVIEPKDKEASLMYKQALDLLSQALEVWPNANVKFNYLEKLLSNAPPSQSKDPTTALAQGLDVMNKVLEKQPHLFIRNNINQISQILEPCFKYKVLDAGKSLCSLLKMVSLAFPPEAASTTQDVKMLYQKVEELIQKHLAAVAAPQTSGEDNSGSMVSFVLYVIKTLAEVHKNFIEPANLVRLLQRLARDMGSSIGSHVRQGQRSDPDSAVTSSRQGADVGVVITNLKSVLGLINERVMAIPDCKRSVTQILNSLLSEKGTDPSVLLSILDVIKGWIEVDMTKPGVAIASSTFLSPKDVVSFLQRLSQVDKQNFTPSPAEEWDKKYLELLYGLCADSNKYALSLRQEVFQKVERQYLLGLRAKDPEMRMRFFSLYHESLGRTLFTRLQYIIQIQDWEALSDVFWLKQGLDLLLAILVENKSITLAPNSAKVPPLVVSGSVGDSTGPQPIVLDVPEGSEETPLTFDSFVAKHTEFLNEMSKLQVADLVIPLRELAHTDANVAYHLWVLVFPIVWVTLHKEEQVALAKPMITLLSKDYHKKQATHRPNVVQALLEGLQLSHPQPRMPSELIKYIGKTYNAWHIALALLESHVMLFLNDTKCSESLAELYRLLNEEDMRCGLWKKRSITAETRAGLSLVQHGYWQRAQSLFYQAMVKATQGTYNNTVPKAEMCLWEEQWLSCASQLSQWDVLVDFGKMVENYEILLDSLWKQPDWAYLKDHVIPKAQVEETPKLRIIQAYFSLHEKSTNGVAEAENIVGKGVDLALEQWWQLPEMSIHARIPLLQQFQQLVEVQESARIIVDIANGNKLSGNSVVGAHGGLYADLKDILETWRLRIPNEWDSSSVWYDLLQWRNEMYNAVIDAFKDFGTTNSQLHHLGYRDKAWNVNKLAHIARKQGLSEVCVSVLEKMYGHSTMEVQEAFVKIREQAKAYLEMKGELTSGLNLINSTNLEYFSVKHKAEIFRLKGDFLLKLNDCEGANLAYSNAISLFKNLPKGWISWGNYCDMAYKETHEEIWLEYAVSCFLQGIKFGIPNSRSHLARVLYLLSFDTPNEPVGRAFDKYLEQIPHWVWLSWIPQLLLSLQRTEAPHCKLVLLKVATVYPQALYYWLRTYLLERRDVANKSEYGRMAMAQQRMQQNVAGASAAGSMGLVDGNARMAGQSGGSSAADNHIPQGAQSGGGVGSHDGSSSQIQEPERPDNSMPSGNDQSLHQSSSGGDGGQAALRRNSALTLVASAASAFDAAKDIMETLRSKHSNLASELEILLTEIGSRFVTLPEERLLAVVNALLHRCYKYPTATTAEVPQSLKKELSGVCRACFSADAVNKHVEFVREYKQDFERDLDPDSTATFPATLSELTERLKHWKNVLQSNVEDRFPAVLKLEDESRVLRDFHVVDVEVPGQYFTDQAIAPDHTVKLDRVGADIPIVRRHGSSFRRLTLIGSDGSQRHFIVQTSLTPNARSDERILQLFRVMNRMFDKHKESRRRHICIHTPIIIPVWSQVRMVEDDLMYSTFLEVYENHCARNDREADLPITFFKEQLNQAISGQISPDAVVDLRLQAYNEITKSFVTDSIFSQYMYKTLLSGNHMWAFKKQFAIQLALSSFMSFMLQIGGRSPNKILFAKNTGKIFQTDFHPAYDSNGMIEFNEPVPFRLTRNLQAFFSHFGVEGLVVSAMCAAAQAVVSPKQSQHLWYHLAMFFRDELLSWSWRRPLGMPLAPVVGAGSLNPVDFKQKVTINVENVIGRINGIAPQYISEEEENGMDPPQSVQRGVAELVEAALTPRNLCMMDPTWHPWF